Below is a genomic region from Candidatus Methylomirabilota bacterium.
CCCGCTGTTGCAGTCCTCGCGCTTGGCCCAGATGCGGGCTCCGCCGAGGTGCGCACTCAGCCGCTCCAGGGGGTGCAGCGGCGAGGGTCCGAACAGCAGCGGATATCGATCGAACGAGTCGAGCTTCATGCGCCCTCCTGTCCCTCTGGGGTGGCCGCCCTCACCGGGTCCATCCATGATGACCGAGTCGGACCAGCGGGATCAAGGAGCGGCAGGACCCGGGCGCGGGGCGTGGGGTGCGTCACGGCGCCCGCAGGAGTCTCCGAAACGTCAGGCTGATGCGCTCGCCCTCGATGCCGGGCCGACGGGGCACGCCGTGGACGTAGTGTCGCTGGCAGGTTCCGCCCATCACGAGCAGGGCCCCGTGACCGAGCCCGAGATCGTGCCGCTCCGCGTCTCGCTTCCGCCGGGGCCTGACGATGAGACGCCGGACCGCACCGAGCGACACGATGGCCACCTGGGGGTCGGGCCCCAGCTCCGGCTCGTCGTCGGCGTGCAGCCCCATGCTGTCGTCGCCGCTCCGGTAGCGGTTCGCGAGGACGTGGTTGAACGGCACGCCGGTCCGGGCCCGCACGCGCGCGAGGAGTCGGCCCGCCGTCGGCGTGAACGGTCGCGGCTCGAGAGTCTGCCCCGAGTAGCGGTAGCCGAGGTCCCCTGCCCAGGCGATGAGGCGCGGCTGAAGGATCTGCCGCCCGAACAGCACGATCTGCCGCTGCTCCCAGGTCAACTCGTCGCGGAGCGCCGCTAGCGCCGCGTCGGCCTCGTCCGGCGAGAGCCAGGCCGCGTCGTAGTCGAGCCAGGCGCCGGACGCGAGGGTCACGCGCATGGGGGTCCGACTCCCGGATCAGCCGCCCAGCTTCGCCGCCCGCTGCTCAGCCGGTCGTGGATGCCACGCGGGCACCGGCCCTCGCCCTCGCGCGAACTGCTCACCGACCACTCCCCCGAGTACCACGAGACCGACCCGATGAGACGACGATGCTATCATACGTAGGCGTCCCGGGCGGGGCTTCGGTCGGCTGCTCGAGTCGTGAGACGGGAACGGGCGGGGTCCCCCCTTGACACCCGATCTGGCCACGCGCCATGCTCACCCCGGCGGGCGGGCCGCTCCGCGGGCTGCGGAGCGCCGCCCCGCGCACGGCGGCGAACTTCCCGACCCGTCCCCCGGCGTGCCTCACGAAGGTCGATGGCCCCGGCCGATCCACGAAGGAGGGAACAGGCCATGACGAAGCTCCTCACGATGGGTGCTCTCTCGATCCTGATGGTCCTGGGGTCGGTGGCGCGGGCGGCGGAGCCGATCGCCATCGGGTACATCGGGCCGCTCACGGGCTCGGTGGCGCTCCTCGGGAACGAAGCCCTCAAGGGCGCCACCCTCGCGGCCGAACAGATCAATGCCGCCGGCGGCGTCCTGGGCCGGCCGATCAAGATCTTCGCCGCGGACAACAAGTGCAACCCCGCCGAGGCCGTCTCGGCGACGCGGAAGGTCATCACCCGGGATCGGGTCGTCGCCGCCATCGGGCAACTGTGCAGCTCGGCCACCCTGGCGGCCATGCCCATCCACGAGCAGGAGAAGGTTCCCCTGGTCGTGGAGACCTCGACGAATCCCCTGATCACGGTGCGAGCGGGCGTCGGCGGCAACAAGTGGGTGTTTCGGCCGAACCTCCCCGACGACATCAACGCCACGGTCTTCGCCAAGATGATCGTCGACCTCGGCGGGAAGACCGCCAGCTTCCTCCTCACCAATGACGACTGGGGTCGAGGGGTGGGGGCCTCCTTCAAGGAGGTCATCGAGAAGGAGGGGGGCAAGGTCCTCAGCCTGGATTACTACGACGAGGGCGAGACCAACTTCCTGTCCGTCCTCACGAAGATCAGGGGATTGAATCCAAACGCCATGCTCATCGCGGCCCGCACGGCGAGCGGGGCCGTCATCATGAAGCAGTACACGGAGCTCGGCATGAAGATGGCGATCTTCAACCAGGGCGACATGGTCAACGAGCAGTTCGTGAAGCTCGTCGGGAAGGACATCGCGAAGGGGATCCTCGGGAGCGAGTCCTGGTATCCGGGGGTCGACGATCCGCTGAACAAGAAGTTCGAGGCGGATTACACCGCCCGCTGGGGATACGAGCCCATCGAGCCGTCGGCCTACGGATACGTCGGGATGCAGCTCATCGCCGAGGCCATCCGGCTCTCCCAGAGCGCGACGTCGGAGGCCATCCGGGACGGGCTGACCCGGGTCAACCTGAAGACCATCGCGGGGCAGGTCAAGTTCGACGAGCACAATCAGGCATGGACCTGGGTCGTCGTGGCCAAGATCACGGACGACGGCCGGATCGTGACGATCAAGAGCGTGCAAGTCGATCGGCCCAAGGGGTACTGGGAGGAGTGGGAGAAGAAAACGAAGAAATGAGGCAGGGAACCCCGACGCCAGGCCCGGTCCCCATGGGCGAGGTGTCCTGAGCGGTCCGGGGCAGGACGACTTCGACCTGTCCTTCGGCGCCGGCTTGACGACGCAGCCGGTCGAGGCCGGCCGAGGCCAGGCGGCGCTCCCCGACGAGGTCCGGCCACCCGGACGACTCCCGGCGGCTCGACTCCGCCTCGACCCGGGTGGCCGCTGACATGGGGACCTTCTTTCAGCTCCTCGTGAACGGCCTCTCCTTCGGTGCCATCTACGCGATGGTGGCCGTGGGCCTGACCATCGTCTTCGGCATCCTGGAAGTGGTGAACTTCGCCCAGGGCGAGTTCTACATGCTGGGTGCCTACCTGACGTATCTCGTCGTCCTGGCCCAGCTGCCGTACCCGATCAGCATCGTCGCGGCCGTGGCCGGCATGACCCTGGTGGGCCTCCTGGTCGAGCGGCTCGCCATCCGGCCCCTCATCGGGAAGGCCTGGCAGCTCCCGATCCTGTCGACCCTGGGCATCTCGATCATCATCCAGAACGGCGCGATCGTCGTGTGGACGCCCAATCCCCGGACCATCATCGTCGAGACGGCCAGCAAGAACGTCGAGATTCTCGGCGTGGTCCTCACCTACCAGCGGTTGATCATCATCGTGATCGCCCTCGCCACCTTCGTCTCGCTGCACTATTTCGTCCACCGGACGAAGACCGGCAAGGCCATGCGGGCGGTCTCTCAGAACAAGCACGCGTGCCAGGTCATCGGCATCGACGTCCGGCGAATCTCCACCATCGCCTTCGCCCTGGGCGCGGGGTTGTCGGGTCTGGGGGGGGCGATCGTGGCTCCCGTCATGGCGATCCATCCGGTGATGGGGATCCTCGTCGTCATCAAGTGCTTCGCCGCGGTGATCATCGGCGGGTTCGGCAACATCCACGGCACGATCGTGGCATCCTTCCTGCTCGCCGTCGTCGAGAGCTTTGCGGTGGCGCATGTCTCGCTCCAGTACAAGGACGTCTTCGCGTTCGTCGCCATGGTCCTGATCTTGCTCTTCAAGCCGCACGGGATCTTCGGCCGCAAGGTCGGCATCTAGGGCACGGCGATGAGCGTGGCGGGGCCGCTGATTCTCGTCGCCGGCGGGCTCCTGCTGGGGGGGATCCCCTACCTGGTGACGTCGTCCTACGTGATGCACCTCATCATCCTGTCGGGGATCTACATCATCTTCGCCCTGAGCTACGACATCGTCGTCGGGTATCTGGGCATGCTGTCCCTGGCCCATCCGGCCTTCTACGGCGTGGGGGCCTACACGTCGGTCCTCCTGGTGATGCGGCTCGAGGTCCCGTTTCTCCTGGCGCTGGCCGTGGCCGGCGTCCTGGCGTCGATCGTGGCGCTGATCGTCGGCTATCCGGCCTTGAGCCTCTCCTATCACTCGTTCGCCATCGTGACCCTGGCCTTCACACTCATCGTCCGCATCGTGTGGATCAACTGGGAAGGTCTCACCAACGGCCCCATGGGGATCCCCGGCGTGCCGCGGCCGAGGCTGGAGCTGCCATTCCTGGGACGGATCGATGTCGAGACCTCGACCGGCTACTACTACTTCATCCTGGTCCTGGTGGTCCTCACCGGTCTCTTCGTCTACGGCATGATCCACTCGAGGGTGGGCCGGGCCCTGGTGTCGATCCGCGAGAACGAGATCCTGGCCGAGACGCTCGGCGTGAACGCCTTCAAGTACCGCATGATGGCCTTCGCGGTGGGCGCCTTCTTCGCCGGGATCGCCGGGAGCTTCACGGCCCACTACATCGCCTTCGTCGGCCCCGAGTTCACCGACTTCTACTACATCACGATGCTACTCATCATGGTCATCCTCGGCGGCTCCGGGACGCTCCACGGCGTGATCCTCGGCGCCATCGTGTTCACGTTCGTGCCCGAATACCTGCGGATCACTCCCGAGTTCAGGGACGTGATCTACGGCGTGATCCTGGTCGTGACGATCGTCTTCGTGCCGGGCGGCATCGGAGGGCGGCTCAACGACCTCATGCGGAGCCGAAAGACGCCGAGCCATGGTGCTGCTGGAAACCGTTGACCTGACCAAGCGCTTCTTCGGGCTCACCGCGCTCGACAAGGTGAGCTTTCGGGTGGGGCGAGGCGAGATCGTCGGCCTCATCGGACCGAACGGGTCGGGCAAGACGACTCTGTTCAACTGCGCGACGGGGATCCTTCCCGTCTCGGGCGGACGGATCAGGCTCAAAGGCGAGGACATCACGAACCACGCGACGCATGCCATCGCCCTCAAGGGGGTGAGCCGCACCTTCCAGATCATCAGGATCTTTCCCCAGATGACCGTCATGGATAACATGCTCCTGGCCATTCAGCAGCACCAGGGCGAGCGGATCGTGTCCTCCATCCTGCGGACTCCCGGCGTTCGACGCCTGGAGCGCGAGGCCCGGGAACGAGCCTCGGAGCTCCTGGATTTCGTCGGTCTGGCCGCCCGGCGGGACGACCTGGCCGCGCACCTGTCCTATGGGCAGCAGAAGCTCCTGGAGTTCATCATGGCGTTCATGCCCAAGCCCGAGATCGTGCTCCTCGACGAACCGGCGGCGGCCGTCAACCCGACCATGATCGAGAAGATGATGGATCACATTGTGCAGTTGAACCGGGAGGGCTACACCTTCTGCATCATCGAGCACAACATGGACGTGGTCATGGAGCTCTGTCACCGGGTGGTGGTCCTCGACCACGGCGAGACGATCGCCGAAGGAACACCGGAGGCGATTCGGAACAATCCCGACGTGATCGAGGCCTATCTGGGCGCCTAGCTGTGTGTCCGAGTAATCCGGCGCCGACCACCAAGCGCGTGGTGCACCGAGAGGCGCTCCGAGCGGCGGCTGTGCCGCCGCAACCGAGGGGGGGGCATCGGGGGGGTCTTCCGAGACCCCCCCGAAAAGACCTGGGTCGCCACGATGGATGACATCCTGGAAATCACGGATTACGTGACGGGGTACGGCGAGCCCGACATCATCCGCGGGGTGTCCTTCCGGATCCAGCGCCACCAGATCGCCTGCGTGATCGGGCCGAACGGAGCGGGCAAGTCGACGTTGTTCGGAGGAATCTTCGGGCTCCTGAAGGCGCGTCATGGCCGCATCCGCTTCGACGGGTCGGATGTCACGAATCTCGCGTCCGGCGAGCTGCTGAGACGGGGGCTGTCCTACGTGCCCCAGGGGCGATGTAATTTCCCCGCCATGACCGTCACCGAGAACCTGGAAATGGGCGCCTTCATCCGCACCGATGCGCAGGTCCGGCGCGACATCGACGGCGTCATGGAGAAGTTCCCGGTCCTTCGGAACAAAGCCCGGGTGATGGCGGGAAACCTCAGCGGAGGCGAGCAGCAGATCCTGGAGATGGGCATGGCCCTGCTGTTGCGTCCGAAGCTGCTCCTGCTGGACGAGCCGTCTCTCGGCCTGGCGCCCAGGACCACCGGTCTCGTGTTCGAGAAGATCAAGGACATCAATGCCGACGGGACGACCATTCTGATCGTCGAGCAAAATGCGCGGCGAGCCCTGGCGATCTCCCAGCACGCCATCGTCCTGGAGCTGGGGCAGAAGCGGTTCGAGGGCACCGGTGAGGAAATCATGCAGAACGAGCAGGTCCGCCGCCTCTATCTGGGGGGCGGGGAACGACGCCGGACCAGCAGGCAACCCGAAGAGAGGGGAGGGTAGGGATCTAGCGACAGCTAGTCAGGGGCTCGCGTAGGTCGAGGTGGCGGCCCCGGCGCGGCCGCTCCGGCCGGCCTCGGCCGCGGCCGCGCGGAGGTCACCGAGGAACTCCTCGACGATCGGCGTGTGCATGGGGGTCAGCACGACGTGGAGACTCGGCGGCGTGGTCGCCTGGCGGCCGAGGTGCCAGCCGCGGGCGGCCATGAGATCGGCCACCGCCATGACGTCCACCCCCTCGGCCGCGAACGCGAAGACGTACATGATGGGATCCCCCAGCACGCGGAACCCCGGGATCGACTCGATCCCGCGCCGGAGGACCATGGCCGTGTCCCGCATCTCGCGGTTGAGCCGGAGGTAGCCCTCTTCTCCGTAGTAGTGGAGCACGGCCCACGCCGCCGCCACCATCCCCCCCGGCCGCGACCCCGCCAGCGTGGGGGTCCGGTAGGGACCGGCCGACCACTCGTCGAGCGTGAAGCCGGCGTCCCGCTGAAGATCCTCGTCGCGGTAGAGGATGACCGACGTCCCGCGGGCGCCGAACCCGTACTTGTGGATGTCCGCCGAGATCGTCGAGACGCCCGCGACCGCGAAGTCGAACGGGGGGACCGGGTGGCCGAGCCGCCGCAGGAACGGCAACGCGAACCCACCCACGCACGCATCCACGTGGAGGTTGACCCGCCGCTCGCGCGCGATCCGCGCCAGCTCGGCGATGGGGTCGATGGTGCCGAACGGGTAGTTGGGCGCCGAGCCGACGATCGCGATCGTGTCGTCGGTCACCGCGTCGGCCAGAGCCCCGAGGTCGGCCACGTAGTCCGGGGTGAGGGCCGTCCGGACGGTGCGGATCCCGTAGAGCTGCGCGGCCTTCTGGAAGGCGGGGTGCGCGCTCGCCGGCAGCGCCAGCGTCGGTCGCGTGACCTCCGGGCGCTCGCGGCGCGCCCGCTCGCGGGCCGCCCGGATGCC
It encodes:
- a CDS encoding aminotransferase class V-fold PLP-dependent enzyme — protein: MKLPSTGKARSEVMALLRDAMAGDARWDEGRTFSLVYGAGAEHLELLREAYGLYMATNGLGARRIFPSLGKLEPEVIGITATLLGNEGGPGNLTSGGTESILMGIRAARERARRERPEVTRPTLALPASAHPAFQKAAQLYGIRTVRTALTPDYVADLGALADAVTDDTIAIVGSAPNYPFGTIDPIAELARIARERRVNLHVDACVGGFALPFLRRLGHPVPPFDFAVAGVSTISADIHKYGFGARGTSVILYRDEDLQRDAGFTLDEWSAGPYRTPTLAGSRPGGMVAAAWAVLHYYGEEGYLRLNREMRDTAMVLRRGIESIPGFRVLGDPIMYVFAFAAEGVDVMAVADLMAARGWHLGRQATTPPSLHVVLTPMHTPIVEEFLGDLRAAAAEAGRSGRAGAATSTYASP
- a CDS encoding branched-chain amino acid ABC transporter permease, which codes for MSVAGPLILVAGGLLLGGIPYLVTSSYVMHLIILSGIYIIFALSYDIVVGYLGMLSLAHPAFYGVGAYTSVLLVMRLEVPFLLALAVAGVLASIVALIVGYPALSLSYHSFAIVTLAFTLIVRIVWINWEGLTNGPMGIPGVPRPRLELPFLGRIDVETSTGYYYFILVLVVLTGLFVYGMIHSRVGRALVSIRENEILAETLGVNAFKYRMMAFAVGAFFAGIAGSFTAHYIAFVGPEFTDFYYITMLLIMVILGGSGTLHGVILGAIVFTFVPEYLRITPEFRDVIYGVILVVTIVFVPGGIGGRLNDLMRSRKTPSHGAAGNR
- a CDS encoding ABC transporter ATP-binding protein encodes the protein MDDILEITDYVTGYGEPDIIRGVSFRIQRHQIACVIGPNGAGKSTLFGGIFGLLKARHGRIRFDGSDVTNLASGELLRRGLSYVPQGRCNFPAMTVTENLEMGAFIRTDAQVRRDIDGVMEKFPVLRNKARVMAGNLSGGEQQILEMGMALLLRPKLLLLDEPSLGLAPRTTGLVFEKIKDINADGTTILIVEQNARRALAISQHAIVLELGQKRFEGTGEEIMQNEQVRRLYLGGGERRRTSRQPEERGG
- a CDS encoding ABC transporter substrate-binding protein — protein: MTKLLTMGALSILMVLGSVARAAEPIAIGYIGPLTGSVALLGNEALKGATLAAEQINAAGGVLGRPIKIFAADNKCNPAEAVSATRKVITRDRVVAAIGQLCSSATLAAMPIHEQEKVPLVVETSTNPLITVRAGVGGNKWVFRPNLPDDINATVFAKMIVDLGGKTASFLLTNDDWGRGVGASFKEVIEKEGGKVLSLDYYDEGETNFLSVLTKIRGLNPNAMLIAARTASGAVIMKQYTELGMKMAIFNQGDMVNEQFVKLVGKDIAKGILGSESWYPGVDDPLNKKFEADYTARWGYEPIEPSAYGYVGMQLIAEAIRLSQSATSEAIRDGLTRVNLKTIAGQVKFDEHNQAWTWVVVAKITDDGRIVTIKSVQVDRPKGYWEEWEKKTKK
- a CDS encoding alpha-ketoglutarate-dependent dioxygenase AlkB codes for the protein MRVTLASGAWLDYDAAWLSPDEADAALAALRDELTWEQRQIVLFGRQILQPRLIAWAGDLGYRYSGQTLEPRPFTPTAGRLLARVRARTGVPFNHVLANRYRSGDDSMGLHADDEPELGPDPQVAIVSLGAVRRLIVRPRRKRDAERHDLGLGHGALLVMGGTCQRHYVHGVPRRPGIEGERISLTFRRLLRAP
- a CDS encoding branched-chain amino acid ABC transporter permease; translated protein: MGTFFQLLVNGLSFGAIYAMVAVGLTIVFGILEVVNFAQGEFYMLGAYLTYLVVLAQLPYPISIVAAVAGMTLVGLLVERLAIRPLIGKAWQLPILSTLGISIIIQNGAIVVWTPNPRTIIVETASKNVEILGVVLTYQRLIIIVIALATFVSLHYFVHRTKTGKAMRAVSQNKHACQVIGIDVRRISTIAFALGAGLSGLGGAIVAPVMAIHPVMGILVVIKCFAAVIIGGFGNIHGTIVASFLLAVVESFAVAHVSLQYKDVFAFVAMVLILLFKPHGIFGRKVGI
- a CDS encoding ABC transporter ATP-binding protein; translation: MVLLETVDLTKRFFGLTALDKVSFRVGRGEIVGLIGPNGSGKTTLFNCATGILPVSGGRIRLKGEDITNHATHAIALKGVSRTFQIIRIFPQMTVMDNMLLAIQQHQGERIVSSILRTPGVRRLEREARERASELLDFVGLAARRDDLAAHLSYGQQKLLEFIMAFMPKPEIVLLDEPAAAVNPTMIEKMMDHIVQLNREGYTFCIIEHNMDVVMELCHRVVVLDHGETIAEGTPEAIRNNPDVIEAYLGA